AAGAAAGACGGCGGCCCCATCGAGATCGTTCGGCTGTCCGGGGCGCTTCAGGGGGATCCGATCGCAAATATACCGCACCCAGGCCTCGTTCTCATAGAGCACCTGGTTCTGGGCGGTCTTGAACCAGCCGGGGGCCAGGCAATTCACGGTGATGCCGAGCGAGCCCCAATCGTCGGCGAGGCTCATGGTGAGCTGTTTGGTGCCGCCGCGGCTGGCGCAATAGGGGCCGAGCCCGGCGTAGCCGAAGACTGAAGTGACGGACCCGATGTTGATGATGCGGCCGTACTGGCGGGGGATCATCGTGCGGGCGACGGCCTGGGCGACGAAGAAGGTCCCGCGCAGGTTGGTCTCCAGGACCAGGTTCCAGTCGTCCCACGTGATGTCGAGGGCGGGCTTGCGCACGTTGCAGCCCGCGTTGTTCACGAGGATGTCGATCTGGCCGTAGTGGCCGTGAACCGCATCCACCGCGCGCTGGATGCTGTCATGATCGCGCACGTCGAGCGCGACGGGGAAGGCCCGCCGGCCCAGGGCCTCGATCTCCTGTTGAAAGGGCGCGAGCGACTCCGCGGTGCGGCTGGTGATGGCCAGGTCG
The genomic region above belongs to Candidatus Hydrogenedentota bacterium and contains:
- a CDS encoding glucose 1-dehydrogenase, which translates into the protein MSHTPFDLTGKVALITGASRGLGQYLGRALARAGADLAITSRTAESLAPFQQEIEALGRRAFPVALDVRDHDSIQRAVDAVHGHYGQIDILVNNAGCNVRKPALDITWDDWNLVLETNLRGTFFVAQAVARTMIPRQYGRIINIGSVTSVFGYAGLGPYCASRGGTKQLTMSLADDWGSLGITVNCLAPGWFKTAQNQVLYENEAWVRYICDRIPLKRPGQPNDLDGAAVFLASDASAYITGQTLLVDGGISTGATKATV